From one Nitrospira sp. MA-1 genomic stretch:
- the ppk1 gene encoding polyphosphate kinase 1: MTHQTKPKASNTPEVIDNLDDPKLYLNRELSWLEFNKRVLEEAEDPSHPLLERVKFLSIFFNNLDEFFMIRISGLREQLSSGVLEAALDGMSPSDQLGHIREALLQSFARVSRCWQEDIFTRLVDAGIRILPYQDLKPKQRSLLRRYFRKEIFPALTPLAFDPSHPFPHISNLTVNLAVVAHDPDRGECFARIKVPSLFPRLIRIPDESQVSDDEQMGLAPGAESTNFVWLEDIIAANLDLLFPGLTIQASYYFRITRDADFEIEEDEAGDLLAAIEEQIDLRQFGSVVRLELDRHMPDSIKDILVRNLNLAPYQVYTYDFRLGLSNLLELTSIERPDLKFSPHYPNILHDPTSKESLFALIKREDIFLHHPYDSFSPVVDFIRQAALDPHVLAIKQTLYRVGINSPVVDALMEARQNDKQVAVLLELKARFDEENNIEWARKLEDEGVHVVYGVLGLKTHAKVCMVVRRESDGIRRYLHLGTGNYNPITGKFYTDFSLFTCHPVFGEDVTDLFNALTGYSKKDSYAKLLVAPVGIRTNIIERINREISRQQQHGDGYLAFKVNSLVDKASIQALYRASQAGVRIELMVRGMCGLRPGIPGLSQTITVTSLVGRFLEHSRCFYFRNGGQDELFLGSADLMPRNMDRRVEILFPIENPTLRTFIVETVLRPYLKDNMHTRQLQANGTYTRVKPLQNEAPFQAQDWFIANWKGKQTKPPSF, from the coding sequence ATGACTCATCAGACAAAACCGAAGGCATCCAATACACCGGAAGTTATCGACAATCTGGATGACCCCAAATTGTATCTAAACCGGGAATTGAGTTGGTTGGAGTTCAATAAACGGGTCCTGGAAGAGGCAGAAGATCCGAGCCACCCTCTCCTGGAACGAGTAAAATTTCTTTCAATTTTCTTCAACAATCTCGACGAATTCTTCATGATCCGGATCTCGGGACTGCGCGAACAGTTGTCCAGCGGGGTCCTGGAAGCCGCACTGGATGGGATGAGTCCTTCGGATCAATTAGGGCATATCCGGGAGGCCCTTCTTCAAAGCTTTGCCCGAGTAAGCCGGTGCTGGCAGGAAGACATATTTACCAGACTGGTGGACGCGGGTATCCGCATTCTCCCCTATCAAGACCTCAAACCGAAACAACGATCCCTACTCCGCCGATATTTTCGAAAGGAAATTTTTCCCGCGCTGACCCCTTTGGCCTTTGACCCTAGCCACCCTTTTCCCCATATCTCCAACCTCACAGTCAACCTGGCCGTCGTGGCCCACGACCCTGATCGTGGAGAATGTTTCGCGCGCATTAAGGTTCCGTCGCTGTTCCCACGATTGATCAGAATTCCAGACGAATCCCAGGTATCGGATGATGAACAAATGGGGTTAGCCCCCGGGGCGGAAAGTACCAACTTTGTGTGGCTGGAGGACATCATCGCAGCCAATCTGGACTTATTGTTTCCGGGCCTGACGATTCAGGCCTCCTATTATTTCCGAATCACCAGGGATGCAGATTTTGAAATCGAAGAAGATGAAGCCGGCGACCTGCTGGCTGCCATTGAGGAACAAATTGATTTACGCCAATTCGGGTCGGTGGTACGATTGGAACTGGACCGGCATATGCCGGATTCCATCAAAGATATCCTGGTCAGAAATCTGAATTTAGCGCCCTATCAAGTCTACACCTATGATTTCCGTCTCGGCCTTTCGAATCTCCTTGAACTCACATCCATTGAGCGACCGGATCTGAAATTTTCACCGCATTACCCCAATATTCTGCACGACCCCACCTCAAAGGAATCCCTGTTTGCACTGATTAAACGCGAAGACATCTTCCTCCATCACCCATACGATAGCTTTTCACCCGTCGTCGATTTCATTCGACAAGCCGCTCTGGATCCACATGTGTTAGCGATCAAGCAGACCCTGTATCGAGTGGGCATCAACTCCCCGGTGGTAGACGCCCTCATGGAAGCCCGGCAAAATGACAAGCAGGTTGCCGTACTCCTGGAACTCAAAGCCCGATTCGATGAGGAAAACAATATTGAATGGGCAAGAAAATTAGAGGATGAAGGCGTGCATGTGGTGTATGGTGTCCTGGGCCTGAAAACACATGCCAAGGTCTGCATGGTCGTTCGCCGGGAGTCAGATGGCATTCGTCGATATCTGCATCTCGGAACCGGCAATTACAACCCCATCACCGGAAAATTCTACACCGACTTTAGTTTATTTACCTGCCATCCGGTATTCGGCGAAGATGTCACCGACCTGTTCAATGCCTTGACCGGGTATTCAAAAAAAGACTCATACGCCAAACTTTTGGTTGCGCCGGTGGGGATTCGAACGAATATCATCGAACGAATCAATCGGGAAATATCACGCCAACAACAACATGGAGACGGCTACCTGGCATTCAAGGTGAATTCACTCGTAGACAAAGCCTCTATTCAGGCCTTGTATCGAGCCTCTCAAGCAGGGGTCAGGATTGAGCTCATGGTCCGTGGGATGTGCGGGCTCCGCCCCGGGATTCCTGGACTCAGCCAGACCATTACGGTCACGTCCCTCGTGGGACGATTCCTTGAGCATTCTCGCTGTTTTTATTTTCGTAACGGAGGGCAGGATGAATTATTTCTGGGGAGTGCGGATCTCATGCCCCGCAATATGGACCGGCGGGTTGAAATTTTGTTTCCCATTGAGAATCCCACACTGCGAACCTTCATTGTTGAAACCGTCTTACGTCCCTACCTGAAAGACAACATGCATACGCGACAACTCCAAGCCAATGGAACCTATACTCGCGTCAAGCCATTGCAAAACGAAGCACCATTCCAGGCCCAGGATTGGTTTATTGCAAACTGGAAAGGGAAGCAGACCAAGCCGCCTTCATTCTGA